One genomic window of Biomphalaria glabrata chromosome 9, xgBioGlab47.1, whole genome shotgun sequence includes the following:
- the LOC129928439 gene encoding prolyl 4-hydroxylase subunit alpha-1-like — translation MRRGQVIGSDKRSIITKQRTGNVGWVKNEDSEVADKLSQKIAHVTGLNTSENDQSAEPFQVVNYGLAGHYFLHTDAEEDQLERIMTFLIYLSDVEMGGATVFPKVGISVTPQKNMALMWYNFNTAHKEDEMTLNAGCSVLIGQKWILTKWISSKNNLFRRRCGLKPNLTQLDIEDDMNRKYGT, via the exons ATGAGAAGAGGTCAAGTCATTGGCTCAGATAAAAGATCTATAATAACGAAACAAAGAACTGGAAACGT agGATGGGTCAAAAATGAAGATTCAGAAGTCGCAGATAAATTATCTCAAAAAATTGCCCATGTGACTGGTTTGAATACATCGGAAAATGATCAATCTGCAGAACCATTTCaa GTGGTCAACTATGGTTTAGCAGGACATTATTTTCTTCACACTGATGCAGAAGAG GACCAATTGGAAAGAATAATGACGTTTCTTATTTAT CTGAGTGATGTAGAAATGGGCGGAGCTACAGTCTTTCCAAAAGTCGGAATCTCAGTAACTCCTCAAAAA AACATGGCTTTGATGTGGTATAACTTTAACACTGCACACAAAGAGGACGAAATGACTCTAAATGCTGGATGTTCAGTTCTAATTGGGCAAAAGTGGA TTCTCACCAAGTGGATAtcatctaaaaataatttatttagaagACGTTGTGGTCTCAAGCCAAATCTTACACAACTAGACATTGAAGACGATATGAATAGGAAATATGGGACATAA